A window from Triticum aestivum cultivar Chinese Spring chromosome 6D, IWGSC CS RefSeq v2.1, whole genome shotgun sequence encodes these proteins:
- the LOC123143340 gene encoding DNA-directed RNA polymerases IV and V subunit 4 isoform X1, whose protein sequence is MANRGGKGSYPPSKSGAPNGRQMVLISDDSDSDSDSDSDDFFEEEAPPTHSKSNGKASSDSLKTGGKASSFSNGEGSKGGKAFSAGKGGKGSASNAKPAMSDAELKLQLDMSPNSILLTNCEAAEMLQKIQGHMAILSEDPKIKIPESFDKAFQYAKEGNHFTSAKLVKEILEPLKDYGVNDGEICMIANIGPETIEEVYALIPSLKATRSINEGKIAEALTALANIKASK, encoded by the exons ATGGCGAACAGGGGAGGGAAGGGGTCGTACCCCCCGTCCAAGTCAG GAGCACCGAACGGAAGGCAGATGGTTCTGATTTCtgatgattctgattctgattctgattctgattctgatg ATTTTTTCGAAGAAGAGGCTCCCCCCACACACTCCAAGTCAAATGGGAAAGCTTCATCTGATAGCCTAAAAACTGGTGGAAAGGCTTCATCCTTTTCTAATG GAGAAGGTAGCAAAGGAGGGAAGGCATTTAGTGCTGGGAAGGGTGGGAAGGGCTCCGCATCAAATGCAAAGCCTGCAATGTCTGATGCAGAACTAAAGCTTCAGCTTG ATATGTCTCCAAATTCTATATTGTTAACGAACTGTGAAGCAGCAGAAATGTTGCAGAAAATTCAGGGACATATGGCTATCTTATCAGAGGATCCGAAGATAAAAATTCCCGA GTCGTTTGACAAGGCCTTTCAATATGCAAAAGAAGGAAATCACTTCACCTCCGCGAAGTTGGTGAAAGAAATCCTGGA ACCCCTTAAAGACTATGGTGTTAATGATGGCGAG ATATGCATGATTGCGAACATTGGGCCTGAGACCATTGAAGAGGTTTATGCACTCATACCGTCTCTCAAG GCCACTAGGTCGATCAATGAAGGCAAGATCGCAGAGGCCCTTACCGCCCTCGCTAACATAAAAGCCTCCAAGTGA
- the LOC123143340 gene encoding DNA-directed RNA polymerases IV and V subunit 4 isoform X2, translated as MANRGGKGSYPPSKSGAPNGRQMVLISDDSDSDSDSDSDDFFEEEAPPTHSKSNGKASSDSLKTGGKASSFSNGSKGGKAFSAGKGGKGSASNAKPAMSDAELKLQLDMSPNSILLTNCEAAEMLQKIQGHMAILSEDPKIKIPESFDKAFQYAKEGNHFTSAKLVKEILEPLKDYGVNDGEICMIANIGPETIEEVYALIPSLKATRSINEGKIAEALTALANIKASK; from the exons ATGGCGAACAGGGGAGGGAAGGGGTCGTACCCCCCGTCCAAGTCAG GAGCACCGAACGGAAGGCAGATGGTTCTGATTTCtgatgattctgattctgattctgattctgattctgatg ATTTTTTCGAAGAAGAGGCTCCCCCCACACACTCCAAGTCAAATGGGAAAGCTTCATCTGATAGCCTAAAAACTGGTGGAAAGGCTTCATCCTTTTCTAATG GTAGCAAAGGAGGGAAGGCATTTAGTGCTGGGAAGGGTGGGAAGGGCTCCGCATCAAATGCAAAGCCTGCAATGTCTGATGCAGAACTAAAGCTTCAGCTTG ATATGTCTCCAAATTCTATATTGTTAACGAACTGTGAAGCAGCAGAAATGTTGCAGAAAATTCAGGGACATATGGCTATCTTATCAGAGGATCCGAAGATAAAAATTCCCGA GTCGTTTGACAAGGCCTTTCAATATGCAAAAGAAGGAAATCACTTCACCTCCGCGAAGTTGGTGAAAGAAATCCTGGA ACCCCTTAAAGACTATGGTGTTAATGATGGCGAG ATATGCATGATTGCGAACATTGGGCCTGAGACCATTGAAGAGGTTTATGCACTCATACCGTCTCTCAAG GCCACTAGGTCGATCAATGAAGGCAAGATCGCAGAGGCCCTTACCGCCCTCGCTAACATAAAAGCCTCCAAGTGA